From one Halothece sp. PCC 7418 genomic stretch:
- a CDS encoding Tab2/Atab2 family RNA-binding protein, translated as MSEGKSCWQVDFYRLPQANASQESVWELVVCDEVEKTVKTQSCFQAEATVDWLITHLRAIAQGSFPEKIKVFRPESLQLLQLAGDKLEISVEGTRHTPFLRQVLRDRGGEERVKVESPPPQPLPEEIWGEQWQFASLNAEEIEYRLPERPIPFREIPPELSPFQLNLGSTTLIPGIIIYGGRQSWQLAQWFAETEPMAIEYIPTAVGESGGLVLEAGLRDRWVIITFEDPEVAKAAEKFQQRKQNSNGLHFLLIQPDNSGMTDTGFWLLADSC; from the coding sequence ATGAGTGAAGGCAAATCCTGCTGGCAAGTCGATTTCTACCGACTTCCCCAAGCGAATGCAAGTCAGGAATCAGTGTGGGAACTGGTGGTTTGTGATGAAGTTGAGAAAACCGTCAAAACTCAATCTTGTTTCCAAGCAGAAGCAACGGTGGATTGGTTAATCACTCATTTAAGGGCGATCGCGCAAGGATCGTTTCCAGAGAAAATCAAAGTTTTTCGCCCCGAATCGTTACAGTTATTGCAGTTAGCGGGAGACAAACTAGAAATTAGTGTGGAAGGAACGCGACATACCCCCTTTTTAAGACAAGTCTTGCGCGATCGCGGTGGGGAAGAAAGAGTTAAAGTGGAATCTCCGCCACCACAGCCCTTACCAGAAGAAATTTGGGGAGAACAATGGCAATTTGCCAGTCTCAATGCTGAGGAAATTGAATATCGCCTCCCCGAACGTCCGATTCCGTTTCGGGAAATTCCGCCAGAATTAAGTCCCTTTCAACTGAATCTGGGGTCAACCACTCTCATTCCAGGAATTATTATCTATGGTGGGCGACAGTCTTGGCAACTAGCACAATGGTTTGCTGAGACCGAACCGATGGCGATTGAATATATTCCGACCGCCGTTGGTGAGTCTGGGGGGTTAGTCTTAGAAGCAGGGTTGCGCGATCGCTGGGTGATTATTACTTTTGAAGATCCAGAAGTGGCAAAAGCTGCAGAAAAATTTCAACAACGGAAACAAAACAGCAACGGACTGCACTTTCTTCTCATCCAACCCGATAACTCAGGAATGACTGATACTGGCTTTTGGTTATTAGCCGATTCCTGTTAA
- a CDS encoding shikimate dehydrogenase: protein MITGKTKLLGVIGDPVEHSLSPVMHNAVLNHLGLDYVYLPLPVKKGDLERALAGFTAIDLVGFNATIPHKQAIIPYLNRITPEAQQVGAVNTVWRTEAGWEGTNTDVDGFIAPLKSLDQDWSNITPVILGNGGAARAVIVGCAKLGCSEIAVVGRNQEKLEQFKSSWANTGVSAAIKTYLWEELPHLVSQTQLLVNTTPIGMSPDADASPVEREILKELPNCAIAYDLIYTPRPTRLLQLAQDNANAVTFDGLEMLIQQGAAALEIWLQQPIPVEIMRSALNK from the coding sequence ATGATTACAGGAAAAACAAAACTGTTAGGAGTGATTGGCGATCCCGTGGAACATTCCTTATCGCCAGTGATGCACAATGCCGTCTTAAATCATCTGGGGTTAGATTATGTTTATCTCCCCTTACCTGTCAAAAAAGGGGATTTAGAACGAGCTTTAGCAGGATTTACTGCCATTGATTTAGTTGGATTTAATGCCACCATTCCCCATAAACAAGCCATTATTCCTTACCTCAATCGCATTACCCCAGAAGCGCAACAAGTGGGTGCAGTGAACACCGTTTGGCGTACCGAAGCAGGCTGGGAAGGCACAAACACCGATGTTGATGGTTTTATCGCTCCCTTAAAATCTTTGGATCAAGATTGGTCAAATATAACTCCCGTGATTCTGGGAAATGGCGGTGCAGCCCGTGCGGTGATTGTCGGTTGTGCGAAGTTAGGCTGTTCAGAAATTGCGGTTGTGGGACGAAATCAAGAAAAATTAGAGCAATTTAAAAGCAGTTGGGCAAATACAGGGGTTTCTGCTGCCATAAAAACCTATCTGTGGGAAGAGTTACCCCATTTAGTATCGCAAACTCAGCTTTTAGTGAATACCACGCCGATTGGAATGTCCCCTGATGCAGATGCGTCTCCTGTGGAAAGAGAGATCTTAAAGGAATTACCCAACTGCGCGATCGCGTATGACTTAATTTATACCCCACGCCCGACGCGCTTACTGCAACTTGCCCAAGATAATGCAAATGCAGTTACTTTTGATGGTTTAGAAATGCTGATTCAACAAGGAGCAGCAGCCTTAGAAATCTGGTTACAACAGCCCATTCCCGTGGAAATCATGCGCTCAGCCTTAAACAAATAA
- a CDS encoding DNA topoisomerase (ATP-hydrolyzing) subunit A yields MAKQLNLIGGNQIIPTALHTEMEQSYLEYAMSVIVGRALPDVRDGLKPVHRRILYAMHELGLTPDRPFRKCARVVGDVLGKYHPHGDQAVYDALVRMVQEFSSRYPLLSGHGNFGSLDNDPPAAMRYTETRLAAIAHDSLLSNIGEATVDFVDNFDNSQQEPVVLPAQLPLLLLNGCSGIAVGMATNIPPHNLGEVVDGLIKLIDKPDLPDEKLWELIPGPDFPTGGEIIDGEGIRDAYRTGRGTIRVRGVVNVEHLNLGKRKRDRTALVVTEFPFQVNKAGWIEKVAELVNAGRIEGIADIRDESDRTGVRVVIELKRDASPDHVLGQLYHQTALQSNFGTIMLALVNNKPCQLSLRELLENFLSFREETLTRQYTHQLEVARKRLHIAEGLLAALNHLDAVIDILRNAPDGSTAKAQLQVQLGISEEQGDSILAMPMRRLTGLERQKLEAEVNDLREEITHLDTLLSDRHELLKALKKELRSLKKRYGNERRTRIISPSTTETSPSPSKSKAKGNQGDAAPVAKPPTAPPDSAILEITRQGSVYWTPEATNEKGNKNKDFVVFRSPLHTEQSLITITDAGKAYSLKTESIPPMYQKQNTSLNKVLQGIPAKTEETPLSHLPLPEKDVILLTQQGRIKRLATADIASIGNRGLSLVKLKERDRVVDLCLTTEDQNFLLATSGGRILRFLVNDQQIPQMGRTAQGNLATRLRQQEEAVGCVSLSGEASILLVSQLGYAKRIPVSTIRRGSRNDIGTQCLQFTSISDRVVGMVAAETETKVVKLLSDQGRVFSLTMKDVAIWGKDGVGDRAVNLKAEETITQVIPIVEI; encoded by the coding sequence ATGGCAAAACAGTTAAATCTTATTGGTGGTAATCAAATTATCCCCACTGCACTCCATACAGAAATGGAACAGTCCTATCTTGAATATGCCATGAGTGTCATTGTGGGACGCGCCCTCCCCGATGTGCGGGACGGTTTAAAGCCTGTTCATCGACGCATTCTGTATGCAATGCACGAGTTAGGATTAACGCCCGATCGTCCCTTTCGCAAATGCGCCCGTGTGGTGGGGGATGTTCTCGGGAAATATCACCCTCATGGCGACCAAGCGGTGTACGATGCGCTGGTGCGGATGGTGCAAGAGTTTTCTTCCCGTTATCCTCTGTTGTCGGGACATGGCAATTTTGGCTCGTTGGATAATGATCCCCCTGCTGCGATGCGTTACACGGAAACCCGTCTCGCCGCGATCGCCCATGATTCTCTCCTCAGTAATATTGGTGAAGCAACGGTTGATTTTGTTGATAACTTTGATAATTCTCAACAAGAACCGGTTGTCCTCCCAGCACAATTACCCCTTCTATTGCTTAACGGCTGTTCAGGAATTGCAGTGGGGATGGCGACCAATATTCCCCCGCACAACTTAGGGGAAGTGGTAGATGGGTTAATTAAACTCATTGATAAGCCTGATTTACCTGATGAGAAGTTATGGGAGTTAATTCCAGGTCCTGATTTCCCCACTGGGGGCGAAATTATTGATGGGGAAGGGATTCGGGATGCGTATCGCACGGGTCGGGGAACGATTCGGGTGCGTGGTGTGGTGAATGTGGAACATCTTAATCTTGGCAAACGGAAGCGCGATCGGACTGCACTGGTAGTCACTGAGTTTCCCTTTCAGGTGAATAAAGCGGGATGGATTGAAAAAGTTGCTGAGTTAGTGAATGCGGGACGGATCGAAGGCATTGCAGATATTAGGGATGAAAGTGACCGCACTGGAGTGCGAGTGGTTATTGAATTAAAACGAGATGCTTCTCCCGATCATGTTTTGGGGCAACTGTATCACCAGACTGCGCTGCAATCCAATTTTGGGACAATTATGTTGGCGTTGGTGAATAATAAGCCTTGTCAGTTGTCCTTGCGGGAATTATTGGAGAATTTCTTATCCTTTCGGGAAGAAACGCTCACTCGCCAATATACCCATCAGTTAGAAGTAGCGCGGAAACGGTTACACATTGCGGAAGGGTTACTGGCTGCATTAAATCATCTTGATGCTGTGATTGATATTCTGCGGAATGCACCTGATGGCAGTACCGCGAAAGCCCAATTACAGGTACAGTTAGGGATTAGTGAGGAACAAGGGGACTCCATTCTCGCGATGCCAATGCGCCGTTTGACGGGATTAGAACGCCAAAAGTTAGAAGCAGAAGTCAATGATTTGCGAGAAGAAATTACCCATCTCGACACCCTGTTATCCGATCGCCATGAGTTATTAAAAGCCCTGAAAAAAGAACTGCGATCGCTGAAAAAACGCTATGGAAACGAACGACGGACGCGCATTATTTCCCCATCAACAACAGAAACCTCACCCTCTCCTTCTAAGTCCAAAGCGAAAGGGAATCAAGGAGACGCTGCACCTGTGGCCAAACCGCCAACTGCACCCCCAGACTCGGCAATTTTAGAAATTACGCGACAAGGAAGTGTTTATTGGACACCAGAAGCAACAAACGAAAAAGGGAATAAAAATAAGGATTTTGTTGTTTTCCGTAGTCCGTTGCATACAGAGCAATCTTTAATCACGATTACCGATGCTGGAAAAGCCTACAGCCTGAAAACTGAGAGTATTCCCCCGATGTATCAAAAACAAAATACATCTCTCAACAAAGTCTTACAGGGGATTCCCGCCAAAACCGAAGAAACGCCTTTGTCTCACCTCCCTCTTCCAGAAAAAGATGTTATTTTGCTAACCCAACAAGGACGGATTAAGCGGTTGGCTACTGCTGATATTGCGAGTATTGGTAATCGGGGATTGAGTTTAGTGAAATTAAAAGAGCGCGATCGCGTTGTTGATTTATGTTTGACCACAGAAGATCAAAATTTCCTCCTTGCGACCTCTGGTGGTCGGATTCTCCGTTTTCTCGTCAATGATCAACAAATCCCACAAATGGGACGAACCGCCCAAGGAAACCTCGCCACCCGTTTACGTCAACAAGAAGAAGCCGTCGGCTGTGTCTCGCTATCAGGAGAAGCCTCTATTCTGCTCGTCTCACAACTGGGTTATGCCAAACGCATCCCTGTGAGTACCATTCGGCGCGGAAGTCGTAACGATATTGGCACACAATGTCTTCAATTTACCAGCATCAGCGATCGCGTTGTGGGAATGGTTGCAGCAGAAACTGAAACCAAGGTCGTCAAACTGTTAAGCGATCAAGGGCGGGTCTTCTCCTTAACGATGAAAGACGTTGCTATCTGGGGGAAAGATGGCGTGGGCGATCGCGCTGTCAACCTGAAAGCCGAAGAAACGATTACCCAAGTCATTCCGATTGTTGAAATTTGA
- a CDS encoding tetratricopeptide repeat protein, with protein MGLKHNWLISLVACAGMWGLAVPASHAQALLPHTLEPDFENLEEQGLALAQDAAQLVRFQQYDAALARAKVATQLAPEAYQPWFILGTLEARNENLDQALMALQKAHALAPEEPQVLFTLGSAYFQQGNYEQAIQELKAGLNLKPDSPEALFDIGNAYLKTSEYDSAIASYEKAANLEEGFWPAINNIGLIEYEQGKLNAAVEKWRMAAEIAENATEPKLAIAVALYHQGKRQEAIALGKNALSSDSRYANLEFLEENLWGEKLLADTEDFFASPVMEATLSRLQINAPDQQ; from the coding sequence ATGGGGTTAAAGCACAATTGGTTAATTTCTCTGGTGGCTTGCGCGGGGATGTGGGGTCTGGCTGTCCCTGCATCTCACGCCCAAGCCTTACTCCCACACACATTAGAACCAGATTTTGAAAATTTAGAAGAACAGGGGTTAGCCCTTGCTCAAGATGCAGCACAGTTGGTACGGTTTCAACAATATGATGCTGCATTAGCCCGCGCAAAAGTAGCCACACAACTCGCACCAGAGGCTTATCAACCTTGGTTCATTTTGGGCACTCTAGAAGCGAGAAACGAAAACCTCGATCAAGCCCTGATGGCGTTGCAAAAAGCCCATGCACTTGCGCCAGAAGAGCCACAAGTGCTATTTACTCTGGGGTCAGCCTATTTTCAACAAGGGAATTATGAACAAGCGATTCAGGAGTTAAAAGCAGGGTTAAATTTGAAGCCCGACTCGCCAGAAGCCTTATTTGATATTGGGAATGCTTATCTGAAAACCAGTGAATATGACAGCGCGATCGCGTCTTATGAAAAAGCAGCAAACTTAGAAGAAGGGTTTTGGCCCGCTATCAATAATATTGGCTTAATTGAATACGAACAGGGTAAACTCAATGCTGCTGTTGAAAAATGGCGCATGGCAGCAGAAATCGCAGAGAATGCAACCGAACCCAAACTCGCGATCGCGGTCGCCCTTTATCACCAAGGAAAGCGCCAAGAAGCGATCGCGCTGGGAAAAAACGCTCTCAGTTCAGACAGTCGGTATGCTAACCTCGAATTCTTAGAAGAAAATCTCTGGGGAGAAAAGTTACTTGCAGATACCGAAGACTTTTTTGCCTCACCAGTGATGGAAGCAACCTTAAGTCGTTTACAAATCAACGCACCTGATCAACAGTAA
- a CDS encoding CRR6 family NdhI maturation factor, with amino-acid sequence MTITIKLTQDSIDRLDLSPVQTQLDSILSSGSLTEYEQQFQFEIDYPRDPTDPRELSEIPEIRLWFLRLDTVYPWFIFFLDWRNGELARYTAMLVPHQFSRAEGIQFNPEALEIFVMRKVFVLYDWLQAQQISGYGRIISFSQMLGYEVDESFFKSVT; translated from the coding sequence ATGACCATAACCATCAAGTTAACTCAAGATAGCATTGATCGTTTAGACTTATCACCTGTTCAAACGCAACTGGACTCAATTTTAAGTAGTGGAAGCCTAACCGAATACGAACAACAATTTCAATTTGAGATTGATTATCCGCGAGACCCCACAGATCCTCGGGAACTTTCGGAGATTCCAGAAATTCGGCTTTGGTTTTTACGGCTAGACACGGTTTATCCTTGGTTTATCTTCTTTCTCGACTGGCGTAATGGCGAGTTAGCCCGTTATACTGCCATGTTAGTTCCCCACCAGTTTAGTCGCGCCGAAGGGATTCAATTTAACCCCGAAGCCTTAGAAATTTTTGTAATGAGAAAAGTTTTTGTGCTCTACGATTGGCTACAAGCGCAACAAATTTCAGGTTATGGGCGCATTATTTCTTTTAGTCAGATGTTGGGCTATGAGGTAGATGAATCGTTCTTCAAAAGTGTCACTTAG
- a CDS encoding LD-carboxypeptidase, protein MLLSPPCLQPNDTVAVISPSGALKEKEQFEKGLAIWRSRYHVELISPHERNSYLAGSDEHRRYTLHEAWTNPDYKAILCSRGGYGSMRLLEQWSWEMSVTPKWLIGFSDVTALLWSLYQQGIMGLHGPVLTTLGEEPHWSIERLFGYLEGQELPPLKGKGWGGGRVSGRLLPANLTVATHLLGTPLQPCLEGVILALEDVTEAPYRIDRMLTQWRLSGVLDKIGGLALGRFSRCQAPAETVSWSVEEVLRDRAADLNCPIVSNLPFGHDGANAALPVGEVMLLDGDRGDMKMGG, encoded by the coding sequence ATGCTTTTATCTCCTCCTTGCCTTCAACCCAATGACACTGTTGCCGTTATTTCTCCTAGTGGGGCCTTAAAAGAAAAAGAACAATTTGAGAAAGGGTTAGCCATTTGGCGCAGTCGGTATCACGTGGAATTAATTTCTCCCCACGAAAGGAACAGTTACCTTGCTGGAAGCGACGAACACCGCCGTTATACATTGCATGAAGCATGGACGAACCCAGATTATAAAGCGATTCTTTGCAGTCGTGGGGGCTATGGCAGTATGCGCTTACTGGAACAATGGTCTTGGGAAATGTCTGTAACCCCAAAGTGGTTAATCGGTTTCTCAGATGTGACAGCGTTGCTATGGAGTCTTTACCAGCAAGGGATTATGGGGTTACATGGTCCAGTTTTGACAACTTTAGGAGAAGAACCCCATTGGTCGATTGAACGTTTGTTTGGTTATCTCGAAGGACAAGAACTTCCCCCCTTAAAAGGTAAAGGTTGGGGCGGTGGAAGGGTTAGCGGAAGGTTACTCCCTGCTAACTTAACCGTTGCGACGCATTTGTTGGGAACACCATTACAACCTTGTTTAGAAGGGGTGATTCTGGCTTTAGAAGATGTAACCGAAGCTCCATATCGCATTGACAGAATGCTCACACAATGGCGATTATCGGGTGTCTTGGACAAAATTGGCGGGTTGGCGTTAGGGCGGTTTAGTCGTTGTCAAGCCCCCGCCGAAACTGTCAGTTGGAGTGTTGAGGAAGTATTGCGCGATCGCGCTGCGGATTTAAATTGTCCTATTGTTTCTAATTTACCCTTTGGACATGATGGGGCAAATGCTGCTTTACCCGTGGGAGAAGTGATGCTGTTAGATGGCGATCGCGGAGATATGAAGATGGGGGGGTAA
- a CDS encoding histidine kinase, giving the protein MPLQLLLFIDERSSSQEHIQGIKSYLQALKDDYPFELQMINVAEQPHLAEHFRLVATPALVKITPTPRQTIAGTNLVAQLEQSWPSWVESAQQESSEEAEDASSTNESVTYSTELIRLSDEIFRLKQENQELNEQIKFKDQVLAMLAHDLRNPLTAASIAMETLELTDQNPDPQRVEKIKKQIFKQAQTQFRIMNRMITDILQTARGKNAELQIHPQKLNLQTLGNDILEQFEETFARKSLQLKKDLPQDVPDAHADQELIRQVWVNLLDNAVKYTPDEGTIKVSILHRTSQKIQVTVCDDGPGIPPEQREQIFEGHVRLKRDEAKEGYGLGLSLCRQVVRAHYGQIWVDSDANRGSCFHFTLPVY; this is encoded by the coding sequence GTGCCACTACAGCTACTCTTGTTCATTGATGAGCGATCGAGCTCTCAAGAGCATATCCAAGGAATAAAAAGCTACCTCCAAGCTCTCAAAGATGACTATCCCTTTGAATTACAAATGATTAATGTTGCGGAGCAGCCCCATTTAGCTGAGCATTTTCGCTTAGTCGCAACCCCCGCATTAGTCAAAATTACACCCACTCCTCGCCAAACCATCGCAGGAACTAACCTAGTTGCCCAACTGGAACAATCATGGCCGTCTTGGGTGGAAAGTGCACAACAAGAATCATCAGAGGAAGCAGAAGATGCTTCATCCACCAATGAGTCAGTTACCTATTCGACAGAGTTAATTCGGCTTTCTGATGAAATTTTTCGTCTCAAGCAAGAAAATCAAGAACTCAACGAACAAATTAAATTTAAAGATCAAGTGCTAGCGATGTTAGCGCATGATTTGCGTAATCCTCTCACTGCTGCTTCCATTGCGATGGAAACTTTAGAATTAACTGACCAAAACCCTGATCCCCAGCGAGTGGAAAAAATTAAAAAACAAATTTTCAAGCAAGCCCAGACTCAGTTTCGCATTATGAATCGGATGATTACCGACATTTTGCAAACGGCGCGGGGGAAAAATGCTGAGTTGCAAATCCATCCCCAAAAACTCAACTTGCAGACCCTTGGCAATGATATTTTAGAGCAATTTGAAGAGACATTTGCTCGCAAATCATTACAGCTAAAAAAAGACTTACCCCAAGATGTTCCTGATGCTCATGCCGATCAAGAATTAATTCGACAGGTTTGGGTTAATTTACTGGATAATGCTGTTAAATACACCCCTGATGAAGGAACAATTAAGGTTTCCATTCTCCATCGCACCTCCCAGAAAATTCAGGTAACAGTTTGTGATGATGGTCCTGGGATTCCGCCAGAGCAACGAGAACAAATTTTTGAAGGTCATGTGCGCTTAAAACGGGATGAAGCCAAGGAAGGGTATGGTTTGGGGCTTTCTTTGTGTCGCCAAGTGGTACGCGCCCATTATGGACAAATTTGGGTGGATAGCGATGCGAATCGGGGCAGTTGTTTCCACTTTACCCTACCCGTGTATTGA
- the psb34 gene encoding photosystem II assembly protein Psb34 yields MPYTEEDGGRLNNFAVQPKMYVADAPNKKQKRNYIIMGGLSLLLIGGLLLVTFTIS; encoded by the coding sequence ATGCCATATACCGAAGAAGATGGCGGTCGCCTCAATAATTTTGCCGTACAGCCAAAAATGTATGTTGCCGATGCCCCCAATAAAAAGCAAAAACGCAATTATATCATCATGGGGGGTCTCTCCCTGTTATTGATTGGGGGTTTATTATTAGTTACATTTACCATCTCCTAA
- a CDS encoding BolA family protein, which translates to MISLEQVETMIKNQLPDAEVKVQDLTGGGDHLEAIVISSEFEGKTRVKQHQMVYGALQEAMASEAIHALALKTYTPTAWQQASQTV; encoded by the coding sequence ATGATTAGTCTAGAGCAAGTAGAAACCATGATCAAAAACCAACTCCCCGATGCAGAAGTGAAAGTGCAAGATTTAACGGGTGGGGGCGATCATTTAGAAGCGATCGTGATTTCCTCGGAGTTTGAGGGGAAAACACGGGTTAAACAACATCAAATGGTGTATGGGGCTTTACAAGAGGCAATGGCCTCAGAAGCCATTCATGCTCTCGCGCTGAAAACTTACACTCCGACAGCTTGGCAACAAGCAAGTCAAACGGTTTAA
- the grxD gene encoding Grx4 family monothiol glutaredoxin, which produces MAPEVKQRIEDLVNSNKVFVFMKGTKLMPQCGFSNNVVQILNVMGVPYETYDVLDDPEVRQGIKEYSNWPTIPQVYLNGEFVGGCDIMIELYQNNELQQMLEVALAS; this is translated from the coding sequence ATGGCACCCGAAGTTAAACAACGGATCGAAGATTTAGTTAATAGCAACAAAGTTTTTGTTTTCATGAAGGGAACGAAGTTAATGCCCCAGTGTGGCTTTTCTAATAATGTCGTGCAAATCTTAAACGTGATGGGCGTTCCCTATGAAACTTATGATGTTTTAGATGATCCTGAAGTTCGTCAAGGGATTAAAGAATATTCCAATTGGCCAACCATCCCGCAAGTTTACTTAAATGGAGAGTTTGTGGGCGGTTGTGACATTATGATTGAACTGTATCAAAATAATGAGTTACAGCAAATGCTAGAGGTTGCCCTTGCCTCTTAA
- a CDS encoding DUF6761 family protein — protein sequence MLQDSTAVRYYQHLTDAMVDYWHRGYRFNELRLYVDGYLAGLRSANVLEPYQLNRLEEEALRFLRDRSNFEAVLPEPDFY from the coding sequence ATGCTTCAAGATTCTACAGCCGTTCGTTACTACCAACATTTAACAGATGCGATGGTTGATTATTGGCATCGCGGTTATCGCTTTAATGAACTGCGACTCTATGTTGATGGTTACCTCGCTGGTTTGCGCTCAGCTAATGTTCTCGAACCTTATCAGTTAAATCGTTTAGAAGAAGAAGCCCTCAGGTTTTTGCGCGATCGCTCTAACTTTGAAGCGGTTTTGCCTGAGCCTGATTTCTACTAG
- a CDS encoding type I glyceraldehyde-3-phosphate dehydrogenase has product MIRVAINGFGRIGRNFLRCWLERENTGLEVVGLNDTSDPKTNAHLLKYDSMLGNLKAEITHDEDSITVNGKTIKCCSDRNPLNLPWDSWNIDLVIESTGVFTSEEKASQHIAAGAKKVLITAPGKGGNVGTYVVGVNHEEYDHDKHNVVSNASCTTNCLAPVVKVLHEHFGIVKGMMTTTHSYTGDQRILDASHRDLRRARAAAVNIVPTSTGAAKAVALVIPELQGKLSGIAMRVPTPNVSVVDFVAQVEKPTIAEQVNEVVHEAANSSMKGIIEYTELPLVSSDYQGNDASSIVDGSLTMVMNGDFVKVIAWYDNEWGYSQRVVDLAEVVAQKWKS; this is encoded by the coding sequence GTGATTAGAGTAGCCATTAACGGATTCGGACGCATTGGACGCAACTTTTTACGTTGCTGGTTAGAACGGGAAAATACTGGCTTAGAAGTCGTTGGTCTCAACGATACCTCCGACCCGAAAACCAATGCTCATTTACTGAAATACGACTCGATGTTAGGGAATCTGAAAGCAGAGATTACCCATGACGAAGATAGCATCACAGTTAACGGAAAAACCATCAAGTGTTGCTCTGATCGGAATCCCTTAAATTTACCTTGGGATTCTTGGAATATTGACCTTGTTATTGAATCGACTGGGGTTTTTACGTCCGAAGAAAAAGCCTCACAACACATTGCAGCAGGGGCAAAGAAAGTCCTCATTACTGCCCCTGGTAAGGGTGGCAATGTTGGGACTTATGTGGTTGGTGTGAATCATGAAGAATATGACCATGACAAACACAATGTTGTTAGTAATGCTAGCTGTACCACTAATTGTCTTGCACCTGTGGTGAAAGTGCTCCATGAACACTTTGGGATTGTCAAAGGGATGATGACCACAACCCACAGTTATACAGGAGACCAACGTATTCTCGATGCTAGCCACCGTGATCTCCGTCGGGCAAGAGCAGCAGCCGTGAATATTGTTCCCACCAGCACTGGTGCAGCCAAAGCAGTCGCTCTTGTGATTCCCGAGTTACAAGGAAAATTAAGCGGGATTGCGATGCGAGTTCCCACCCCAAACGTTTCTGTGGTTGACTTTGTGGCTCAAGTGGAAAAACCCACAATTGCAGAACAAGTGAATGAAGTCGTCCATGAAGCTGCCAATAGCTCAATGAAAGGGATTATTGAATACACCGAATTACCCCTTGTTTCCTCGGATTATCAGGGGAATGATGCTTCCTCCATTGTGGATGGTAGTTTAACGATGGTCATGAATGGCGACTTTGTAAAAGTAATTGCTTGGTACGACAATGAATGGGGGTACTCTCAGCGCGTTGTTGATCTCGCGGAAGTGGTTGCTCAAAAATGGAAATCCTAA